One Sediminibacillus dalangtanensis genomic region harbors:
- a CDS encoding SDR family oxidoreductase, with protein sequence MPKNPIEKYYHKDFPKQYQNPPGIQKEMEPVPDCGENSYEGSGQLKGRKALITGGDSGIGRAAAIAYAREGADVAINYLPVEEPDAQEVKELIEQEGRKAILLPGDLREEEFSRRLVQDAVKALGGLDTLVLVAGKQQAVKDIADLTTEQLVSTFEINVFSMYWMVQEALPHMPEGSSIITTSSVEAYNPSPLLPDYAATKSAIVGFTKSMSKQLSSRGIRVNSVAPGPFWSALQISGGQPQENIPTFGKETPETPLQRAGQPVELSGIYVFLASEQASYVTGHVYSATGGLNAN encoded by the coding sequence ATGCCTAAGAACCCAATAGAAAAGTATTATCATAAAGATTTCCCAAAACAATATCAAAACCCGCCAGGTATCCAAAAAGAAATGGAGCCTGTTCCAGACTGTGGAGAAAACAGCTATGAAGGTTCCGGCCAACTAAAAGGGAGAAAAGCATTGATTACAGGTGGCGACTCCGGCATCGGCCGTGCTGCCGCAATTGCTTATGCACGAGAAGGTGCGGACGTAGCAATCAACTATCTTCCCGTTGAAGAACCCGACGCCCAAGAGGTAAAAGAATTAATCGAGCAAGAAGGACGAAAAGCTATCTTGCTGCCCGGAGACTTGCGTGAAGAGGAATTTAGCCGCAGGCTCGTACAAGATGCAGTTAAGGCGCTAGGTGGTTTGGATACCCTTGTACTTGTAGCTGGGAAGCAACAGGCAGTGAAAGATATCGCCGATCTTACCACCGAGCAACTCGTTTCTACATTCGAGATCAATGTGTTTTCCATGTACTGGATGGTACAAGAAGCGTTGCCTCATATGCCTGAAGGAAGTTCAATCATCACCACCTCTTCGGTAGAGGCTTATAATCCATCTCCACTATTACCGGATTATGCAGCAACGAAAAGCGCCATTGTAGGATTCACAAAATCCATGTCAAAACAATTATCCTCCAGGGGGATACGCGTGAATTCCGTAGCACCCGGACCGTTCTGGTCTGCCCTGCAAATATCCGGCGGCCAGCCACAGGAAAACATTCCGACCTTCGGAAAAGAAACACCGGAAACGCCTTTGCAGCGCGCTGGCCAGCCTGTTGAGCTGAGCGGTATTTACGTTTTCCTCGCTTCCGAGCAAGCAAGCTATGTAACAGGCCATGTATATAGTGCAACCGGAGGACTGAATGCAAACTAG
- a CDS encoding sugar ABC transporter substrate-binding protein produces MLKKGSKVFLFAIILIGTAFVLGACSNASSGSDDTLQVWTMSDELEGFVEDYEAEHDIEIEVQTIPWENAHDKLLTAVASGKGPDVLQIGTTWVAEFAEAGAFYDMSDDIGDYENLELGNFFEGARGTAEYEDQVIGIPWYVDTRALFYRTDILEEVGYPDGPQTWEEMIDASEKLADRGDGQYAIDLPRTDPQFPFMLGWQQGWTYEVGEGSANFDDPAFKDAVDIYTKFYEEGYSQLEEGKEIVQAFSDGSKPMFFSGPWDIKTIKDNGEDIEGKWDVAQMPEGETNKSMMGGAHLSIFHNSEKVDEALDFINWMADTDTQLAWYETMSELPANQAAWEDSILADDPMVSTFGEQLKSTEPLPLIPEYERMGNELLDTLEQIYRGGADTEEALENYRKEVDDILSE; encoded by the coding sequence ATGTTGAAGAAGGGAAGCAAAGTCTTTCTGTTTGCAATAATCCTGATTGGTACTGCTTTTGTTTTGGGGGCCTGTTCCAATGCTTCCTCTGGTTCTGACGATACGCTTCAAGTATGGACGATGTCTGATGAATTGGAAGGGTTTGTGGAGGATTATGAAGCAGAACATGATATCGAGATAGAAGTACAAACAATTCCTTGGGAAAATGCACATGACAAATTATTGACAGCAGTCGCCTCCGGGAAGGGCCCCGATGTGTTGCAAATCGGCACCACGTGGGTCGCGGAATTTGCGGAAGCCGGAGCTTTTTATGATATGTCGGATGATATTGGCGACTATGAAAATTTAGAATTGGGTAATTTTTTTGAAGGGGCTAGAGGGACAGCGGAATATGAGGATCAAGTGATCGGGATTCCATGGTATGTGGATACGCGGGCCCTTTTTTATCGAACAGATATTTTAGAAGAGGTCGGCTATCCTGATGGACCGCAAACGTGGGAGGAGATGATCGATGCATCTGAAAAACTTGCGGACAGAGGGGACGGTCAATATGCAATCGATTTACCCCGAACAGACCCGCAGTTCCCGTTTATGTTAGGTTGGCAGCAAGGTTGGACGTATGAAGTAGGCGAAGGATCAGCAAACTTCGATGATCCTGCTTTTAAAGATGCAGTTGATATTTATACCAAATTCTATGAAGAAGGATATTCCCAACTGGAAGAGGGCAAAGAGATTGTCCAGGCATTCAGCGATGGGTCTAAACCGATGTTCTTCAGCGGCCCGTGGGATATCAAGACAATAAAGGATAACGGCGAAGATATTGAAGGAAAATGGGATGTCGCGCAAATGCCAGAAGGTGAAACAAATAAATCGATGATGGGTGGAGCGCATTTGTCGATATTCCATAATTCGGAGAAGGTGGACGAAGCGCTTGATTTCATTAATTGGATGGCTGATACCGATACACAATTGGCCTGGTATGAAACAATGAGCGAGTTGCCGGCTAATCAAGCGGCATGGGAAGATTCGATTTTAGCTGATGACCCGATGGTGAGTACCTTTGGAGAACAACTGAAGTCAACGGAACCACTGCCGCTGATTCCAGAATATGAAAGAATGGGAAATGAACTGTTAGACACACTGGAACAGATTTACCGAGGCGGTGCAGATACAGAGGAAGCACTAGAAAACTATCGGAAAGAAGTAGACGATATTTTGTCCGAATAG
- a CDS encoding beta-galactosidase has translation MMEVKDEKMILNGEEVILFGGELHYFRVPKPEWRNRIRQAKEAGLNMISTYIPWGIHEYEEGKIDLSGTSREELDLISFLEIVKEEEMYCLVRPGPYVMAEVIDHGIPTWFIEHYPNAMAKTEEGKVHPTRVVSYMHPTYLEKVENWYKYVCPIIERFQWHHGGPIIMFQLDNEVGMFHWVTNQGDFSSVTLDLFTNYLENKYSLSEFKETFHVEDNSIADFVETKIRQPQALYSMTLKNEFSLFMRVHYRQYIERLKQLADSEGIQVPYVINIHGFDTVDHLKRGTKYPIGLSQLVEVAKIDGVMAAGDYYIGNIEYDNFVDIVLANAFTKSIQWKEQPLFSAEFQGGSIPDRPRLQPSTFDLTTRLCIANGMNAANYYMFVGGENFGGIGILGRRHEWQAPLTMMGEKRAHFQVIQHLGHMLRVYQQPLARSKPEIHTHLAFYPDYFMTEFSNQFTAEWDKSLQQERETNLFNGLAKGLRVNNIVYDGFNLLKDGNINVAEIPSLWVFAHERMDGKVQRKLMDYIETGGELVLFPVIPTKDMNGEPCTVLKDYMDVDVKGTEAGGFVQVDDVDNVKIDRMETYDIQEGAFGWAENEEKSVVAFEKRLGKGKLVMFGVSMEFDYQYKKEIYRNLAAKIGVKSSIRVEAEVDVSVRAEGRDGMFVFLNNFDEYEKETTVGYRNNQLFDGKAITVPGKGGLLLPINVQLRVDLSILYATAEIVELTEADRKLAMMIRRKQGQEEIVLQSENWRPEQNGNIQIVDTGAGEYRVLIDSPEEYETIELLPV, from the coding sequence ATGATGGAAGTAAAAGATGAAAAAATGATCCTGAATGGAGAAGAGGTTATCCTTTTCGGAGGGGAGCTGCATTATTTTCGTGTGCCGAAGCCGGAATGGAGAAACCGCATCAGGCAAGCAAAGGAAGCAGGGCTGAACATGATCAGCACTTATATTCCCTGGGGAATTCATGAATATGAAGAAGGTAAAATCGACTTATCGGGTACTTCGAGAGAGGAACTTGATCTTATTTCCTTTTTAGAGATCGTCAAGGAAGAAGAGATGTACTGTTTGGTCCGTCCGGGTCCGTATGTGATGGCCGAGGTGATCGATCACGGAATTCCGACCTGGTTTATTGAGCATTATCCGAATGCCATGGCAAAAACGGAGGAAGGCAAAGTCCATCCGACCAGAGTGGTCAGCTACATGCATCCGACTTATTTAGAGAAAGTGGAAAATTGGTACAAGTATGTTTGTCCAATCATCGAAAGATTTCAGTGGCATCATGGCGGACCGATTATCATGTTTCAATTAGACAATGAAGTCGGGATGTTTCATTGGGTCACAAACCAGGGAGATTTTAGCTCTGTAACGCTGGACCTCTTCACGAACTATTTAGAAAACAAGTATTCCTTAAGCGAGTTTAAGGAAACATTTCATGTCGAGGATAACAGTATTGCCGATTTTGTGGAAACGAAGATACGGCAGCCGCAAGCGCTATATAGCATGACATTGAAAAACGAGTTCAGTTTATTTATGCGGGTACATTACCGGCAATATATCGAACGTTTGAAACAGCTTGCAGATAGCGAGGGCATCCAGGTGCCTTATGTGATAAACATTCATGGGTTTGATACCGTGGACCACTTGAAACGGGGGACAAAATATCCGATCGGATTATCGCAATTAGTAGAGGTTGCCAAAATAGATGGGGTAATGGCGGCAGGTGATTATTATATAGGAAACATTGAGTATGATAACTTTGTTGACATTGTCCTAGCGAATGCGTTTACCAAATCCATTCAATGGAAAGAGCAGCCTCTGTTTTCCGCTGAATTCCAAGGAGGCAGCATTCCCGACCGGCCGAGACTGCAGCCAAGTACATTCGACTTAACGACCCGCCTTTGCATTGCCAACGGGATGAATGCGGCAAACTATTATATGTTTGTCGGCGGCGAGAACTTTGGCGGAATCGGTATATTGGGCAGGCGTCATGAATGGCAGGCCCCTTTAACGATGATGGGTGAAAAACGGGCACACTTTCAGGTGATCCAGCATCTGGGGCATATGCTGCGGGTTTATCAGCAGCCATTAGCACGGTCAAAGCCGGAGATCCATACCCATCTTGCCTTCTATCCAGACTACTTCATGACCGAATTCAGCAATCAATTCACGGCTGAATGGGATAAATCGCTACAACAGGAAAGAGAAACCAATCTCTTTAATGGGCTGGCGAAAGGTCTGCGCGTGAACAACATTGTCTATGATGGCTTCAACTTATTAAAGGACGGCAATATAAATGTAGCAGAAATTCCGTCCCTGTGGGTGTTTGCCCATGAGCGGATGGACGGAAAAGTCCAGAGAAAGCTGATGGATTATATCGAAACGGGCGGCGAACTCGTCTTGTTTCCGGTCATCCCGACTAAAGATATGAACGGGGAGCCATGCACCGTGTTGAAAGATTACATGGATGTGGATGTAAAAGGGACCGAAGCTGGCGGGTTTGTTCAGGTAGACGATGTCGACAATGTGAAAATCGACCGCATGGAAACGTATGACATCCAGGAAGGCGCCTTCGGATGGGCTGAAAACGAGGAAAAATCTGTGGTCGCTTTCGAGAAGCGCTTAGGAAAAGGCAAATTAGTGATGTTCGGTGTCAGCATGGAATTTGACTATCAATATAAAAAAGAAATATACAGAAATCTAGCGGCAAAAATCGGCGTGAAAAGTAGTATCCGTGTCGAGGCGGAAGTGGATGTTTCGGTGAGAGCCGAGGGCCGGGATGGAATGTTTGTTTTCCTGAACAACTTTGACGAATACGAAAAGGAAACAACGGTCGGTTATCGAAACAACCAGTTGTTCGATGGAAAAGCAATAACCGTTCCTGGCAAAGGTGGCCTCCTGTTACCGATAAATGTGCAGCTGCGCGTTGATTTATCGATTCTGTATGCCACAGCGGAAATCGTCGAGCTGACGGAGGCGGACCGGAAATTAGCGATGATGATCAGAAGAAAACAAGGCCAGGAAGAAATCGTGCTTCAGTCAGAAAACTGGCGTCCCGAACAGAATGGAAATATTCAGATCGTGGATACAGGTGCGGGAGAATACCGTGTTCTTATTGATTCGCCGGAAGAATATGAAACGATAGAACTTTTACCAGTGTAA
- the mmgD gene encoding citrate synthase: protein MQEKTSYKPGLDGVIASETKLSYLDVEAEEIVLRGYDLIELAQNREYLDLVQLLLQGELPKQQERSTLEQELKEEYELPDDFFSLFHKLPKHTHPMDALRTGISILAGYEQHLDERGEEQIRQIAVSLLAKIPNIVANSYHILHNESVVAPRQELSYSANFLHMITGKEPTETEASYFDQSLMVYSEHEMPNSTFTARVIASTNSDIYGALTGAVASLKGNLHGGANEAVMYMLLNGKTTDGFRHLLYEKLKKKEKVMGFGHRVYMKKMDPRATLMKEALRELAAEKKQEELMEMCEAGEQLMKEEKGLYPNLDYYAAPVYYLLGIPIDLYTPIFFAARTLGLCAHVSEQYANNKLFRPRVLYTGPRGLHP, encoded by the coding sequence ATGCAAGAAAAAACGAGTTATAAACCCGGTTTGGACGGGGTGATTGCATCCGAAACGAAGCTTTCTTACTTGGATGTGGAAGCGGAAGAAATTGTCCTTCGAGGATATGATTTAATCGAGCTCGCCCAAAACAGGGAATATTTAGATCTCGTTCAGCTGTTACTTCAGGGAGAACTGCCTAAGCAACAAGAACGCTCCACTCTTGAACAAGAATTAAAAGAAGAGTATGAGCTCCCAGATGATTTCTTCTCCCTTTTCCACAAACTGCCTAAACATACACACCCAATGGATGCGTTGCGGACAGGGATTTCCATACTCGCAGGATACGAACAGCATCTAGACGAACGGGGCGAAGAACAAATCAGGCAGATTGCTGTCAGTCTGTTGGCGAAGATTCCCAATATCGTGGCGAACAGCTATCACATCCTTCACAACGAGTCCGTGGTCGCTCCGCGACAGGAACTGTCTTACAGTGCAAATTTTTTGCATATGATTACAGGTAAAGAACCTACAGAAACAGAAGCCTCCTATTTTGACCAGTCTTTGATGGTTTACAGTGAACACGAAATGCCGAATTCAACTTTTACTGCACGCGTCATTGCTTCGACGAACTCAGATATCTACGGGGCGCTGACCGGAGCAGTCGCTTCGTTGAAAGGAAACCTGCACGGAGGAGCGAACGAAGCAGTTATGTATATGTTGCTAAACGGCAAAACAACCGATGGATTCCGCCATCTCCTCTATGAAAAACTTAAAAAGAAAGAAAAAGTGATGGGCTTCGGACACCGTGTTTATATGAAAAAAATGGACCCAAGAGCCACGCTGATGAAAGAAGCATTGAGGGAGCTCGCAGCGGAGAAAAAACAGGAGGAGCTCATGGAAATGTGCGAAGCTGGGGAACAATTGATGAAAGAAGAAAAAGGGCTTTATCCGAATCTGGACTACTATGCAGCGCCTGTTTATTACTTATTGGGTATCCCGATCGACTTGTATACCCCTATTTTCTTTGCGGCCAGGACGCTGGGATTGTGCGCCCATGTATCTGAGCAATATGCCAACAATAAGTTGTTCAGACCAAGAGTTCTCTATACTGGTCCGCGTGGACTTCACCCTTAA